Genomic window (Salinibacterium sp. M195):
AACGTGGTGCCCTCGACTGGCATGAGCACTCCGCTGGGGAATGCCGCGATGGGTACGTAATATACGGGCGGATGACTCGTCTCAAGAACTCTTACGGCATCCGTAGTGTCAACGATCACGGTGCCTCCGAGTTTCACGACAACGCGTTCGTGACGTGGCTCAGCTCGTGGCGGCCGAGGATAATCCCACACTGACTCCTGACCCACTTTCGGCACAATCGGCTTGGGGCGGCGGTGTGATCGAGAATAACCGGGAGCGGGATTCATATACTCATCCTGCAACGGCACGCTGGGATGCTGCTGCGAGCTTTTACTCGGGCACTCGCCGGTGAGAACCGGGAATGACTCGCGCTGTTCGATACGTGTCGACGGCAATCACTGTGCCGAGAATGACCAGCGAGAGTGCCATCGAGGCGAGAACATCGCTGGTCCAGTGGTAGCCCAAATAGAGGCGACTGAGGGCGGTGGCGATCACGAGAAGCGCTGCTACCAGATAAGACATTGCCGCCAATCGGGGATTATTGCGCCGCGAAAACACTAAGAAAGTCAGGATGAGAAAGAAGTCGGCAACCCCAAGAACGTGTCCAGAGGGGAACGAGAATGTCATGTCTGGGCCATACAACATGAGGTCCTCAGGCGGCCGGCTTCTTCCGACAACGCGTGTGATGATCTGCACGATGATCACACCGGTCAAAGTGCCTGCTGCCAGAAGAAACGGTCGCCATGAGCGGTCAGACCTGACACCCCAAATAATCACCACAGCCAGCACGATGATGGGGAGCGCAATGGGCCCAAACATCTCTGTGAAGACGATCATCGCAACCGTCAATATCGCTGTCTGTCGCTCCTCAAGCCACTGCTGAATCGCGGTGTCCATAGCGGTAAGAACGTCCGGCTGAAGCACAGACCACCACAGGACCAAGAGGCTGGTGACACCAACGAAAATCAGGGAGGCCGCAATCACATAGAGCCGCACCTTTGTGGCGGCAGGCACCGTTCGTTCGTCAACAAAGAGCCTTCTACGAAGGCGGGAGCGCCGCGTATCCGTTGATGATGAGCCTGAACTGCTCGTGGTGGTATTCATGCGTGCGCAACCCGCCCGCGTTCCTCGTCGAGGTCGTACTCCGGGCGAGGCCACTTCATATCCAACTCCTTGAGTTTGCTCATGATGATTTCTTGTGCGGCAAGGCGGGCATACCATTTGTGATTTGCCGGGATCACATACCAGGGCGCTTCAGCCGTGGATGTTCGCTCTAGAGCGATTTGGTAGGCGTCTTGGAGTGCTGTCCAACGCTCGCGGTCGTCGACGTCGCTTGGGTTATATTTCCACAACTTTGACTTGCGGTGAAGCCTGGCGACTAGCCGCTTTTTCTGCTGTTTTTCACCGATCTGAAGCATCAGTTTGACAATCACCGTGCCGTTATCGATGGCCTCCTGCTCAAAGGCGATGATTGTGTCATAACGCGCTTCGATGGTGTCTGGGTCAGCAAGGTTCTGAACCCGTGCGGCGAGAACATCTTCGTAGTGTGAACGGTCGAAGACACTAACCATTCCCGGTTCGGGAAGATGTTTACGTATTCTCCAGAGAAAATCGTGACGTAATTCCTCGTCAGTCGGTGCCGTAAAGCCGTGAACGACTACTCCTGACGAGTTCATGGCCGAGAGCGCATGTTTCACAATGCCTCCTTTGCCGGAGGAGTCCATACCTTGCAAGACGATCAACAGTGATCGTTTGCCGCCTACGGTGCTGTCGGCGAAAAGCTTGCCTTGGAGTCTCGCTAGCGCACGTCGGTTTTTGCGGAGCAGTGCCGTTCCCGATTCTTTTGTGGCAACAATTCCGGGAGTTGCTTGTGGGTCCACTTCGGCAAGCCGGAAGCCCTTGTCAACCCGAAGTAGCTCGCTTGGCTTGCCAGACCACTCAGATTTTTTCATAGGAGATAGTAACTCTTTGATGCGCTCGCTTACACTATCCGTCATGAATGATGCATCCGTGTCGGGCGCAGCCCGCAGCGCA
Coding sequences:
- a CDS encoding DUF427 domain-containing protein, whose amino-acid sequence is MNPAPGYSRSHRRPKPIVPKVGQESVWDYPRPPRAEPRHERVVVKLGGTVIVDTTDAVRVLETSHPPVYYVPIAAFPSGVLMPVEGTTFCEFKGEAQYFDVVAEGVVAARAAWTYATPTRGFESLETRVALYPSQMDSCEIDGEQVTTQAGDFYGGWITSSIVGPFKGGPGTAGW
- a CDS encoding phosphatase PAP2 family protein, with amino-acid sequence MNTTTSSSGSSSTDTRRSRLRRRLFVDERTVPAATKVRLYVIAASLIFVGVTSLLVLWWSVLQPDVLTAMDTAIQQWLEERQTAILTVAMIVFTEMFGPIALPIIVLAVVIIWGVRSDRSWRPFLLAAGTLTGVIIVQIITRVVGRSRPPEDLMLYGPDMTFSFPSGHVLGVADFFLILTFLVFSRRNNPRLAAMSYLVAALLVIATALSRLYLGYHWTSDVLASMALSLVILGTVIAVDTYRTARVIPGSHRRVPE
- a CDS encoding PPK2 family polyphosphate kinase; the protein is MKKSEWSGKPSELLRVDKGFRLAEVDPQATPGIVATKESGTALLRKNRRALARLQGKLFADSTVGGKRSLLIVLQGMDSSGKGGIVKHALSAMNSSGVVVHGFTAPTDEELRHDFLWRIRKHLPEPGMVSVFDRSHYEDVLAARVQNLADPDTIEARYDTIIAFEQEAIDNGTVIVKLMLQIGEKQQKKRLVARLHRKSKLWKYNPSDVDDRERWTALQDAYQIALERTSTAEAPWYVIPANHKWYARLAAQEIIMSKLKELDMKWPRPEYDLDEERGRVAHA